In Helianthus annuus cultivar XRQ/B chromosome 3, HanXRQr2.0-SUNRISE, whole genome shotgun sequence, a single window of DNA contains:
- the LOC110929859 gene encoding MDIS1-interacting receptor like kinase 2 translates to MQPTSSTSITSPMKIPTRLLLLLMILFFMLSQATANGFNKSLELEAKALVATNWWPQHVNVSDDYCNWDEIGCNKAGSVISICFYNHNLEGYLGSLDFSSFPNLEWLNIDYCGVEGSIPEQIGLLSNLTELSLSGNQLTGKLPVSLANLTHLEGLDLGGNNFSGELPVALTNLTHLRYLYLDKNQLTGPIPPFGSMVTLTVLDLSTNQLNASIPNQIGNLQSLETLNLGDNNVDGPIPLSFGNLSHLRFLNLGMNFISGPIPIDIADLMNLQHVDLNNNSLVGTLHPKFGNLSYLDVSSNRLSGNVSFQYPCNLVQLDLSMNLFTGDIASLSSNCFGLKYLDISMNKLTGPIPHSVGSMVSLTVLDLSANQLNGSLPKELTNLQKLQTLNLGMNSISGQIPLDIASLMNIEHVDLSHNNLMGPVHPEFGKLTYLDFSSNKLSGNVLFQRNTCYLRYLNLSMNLMTGAITSLLDCNYLRSLDITNNSFVGEELNRTEFTELDILNQYPNNLTAIVPSQSSVQDRESGLSCNALSGQSPCKEHMQRKKLVQHLTTFIPIILGLCFLLLVYVCYKNHNATENKIQPETIKHGNVCSILNYDGTIAYEDFITATEDFDLRYCMGTGAYGSVYEAKLPDGKIFALKKLHRFEAEQPAFDQSFKNEVQVLTNLRHKNIVKLYGFCLHNKCNFLVYEYMEKGSLFCAISDSELAVQVDWMKRVNIIKDVAHALAYMHHDCNPPIVHRDISTNNILLNSKLEGFVADFGAARLLDPDSSNQTVIVGTLGYIAPELAYNMIVTEKCDVYSFGVVALETIGGKHPGDLLSSLNYSTSRGTTLENILDKRLPYPTDSSIEKEIMRVYNVAVACILTDPKCRPTMRNVSRELSC, encoded by the exons ATGCAGCCAACTTCCTCCACTAGTATTACTTCTCCTATGAAGATTCCCActcgtcttcttcttcttcttatgaTTCTCTTTTTCATGTTATCACAAGCCACCGCCAATGGTTTCAACAAATCATTAGAACTAGAAGCAAAAGCTTTGGTTGCAACTAATTGGTGGCCACAACATGTAAATGTTTCAGATGATTATTGTAATTGGGATGAAATCGGTTGCAATAAGGCAGGAAGTGTCATAAGTATATGCTTTTACAATCATAACCTTGAAGGTTATCTGGGAAGCCTCGACTTCTCTTCATTTCCAAACCTTGAGTGGCTTAATATAGACTACTGTGGTGTTGAAGGAAGCATCCCAGAGCAGATTGGTTTGCTCTCAAATCTCACCGAACTTTCACTTTCCGGGAATCAACTCACAGGTAAGTTGCCTGTTTCCCTCGCCAATCTAACCCATTTAGAAGGCCTTGATCTTGGTGGTAACAATTTCAGTGGTGAGTTACCTGTTGCCCTCACCAATCTCACCCATTTAAGATACCTTTATCTTGATAAAAACCAACTTACAGGTCCAATCCCACCATTTGGTTCCATGGTCACTCTCACTGTCCTAGACCTGAGCACAAATCAACTCAATGCATCCATTCCAAACCAAATTGGTAATTTGCAAAGCCTAGAAACACTGAATCTGGGTGACAACAATGTTGACGGTCCCATTCCCTTAAGTTTTGGTAATCTAAGCCATCTGAGGTTTCTAAACCTAGGTATGAATTTCATAAGTGGCCCCATACCTATAGATATAGCAGATTTGATGAACTTACAACATGTCGACCTTAATAATAATAGTCTTGTGGGTACACTTCATCCTAAATTTGGAAATCTTTCTTACCTTGATGTTTCATCAAACCGGTTGTCAGGAAACGTGTCATTTCAGTATCCTTGTAATCTAGTGCAGCTAGACCTCTCTATGAATCTATTCACCGGAGATATCGCAAGTCTAAGTAGTAATTGCTTTGGCTTAAAGTACTTGGACATTAGTATGAACAAACTTACGGGTCCAATCCCACATTCTGTTGGTTCCATGGTCAGTCTAACAGTCCTCGACTTAAGCGCAAATCAACTGAACGGATCCCTTCCAAAGGAACTTACTAATTTACAAAAGCTACAAACGTTGAACCTTGGTATGAATTCCATAAGTGGCCAGATACCTCTTGATATAGCAAGTTTGATGAACATAGAACATGTCGACCTTAGTCATAATAATCTTATGGGCCCCGTTCATCCTGAATTTGGAAAGCTTACTTACCTTGATTTTTCGTCAAACAAGTTGTCAGGAAATGTACTATTTCAACGCAATACTTGTTACCTGAGGTATCTAAACCTCTCTATGAATCTTATGACGGGAGCTATCACAAGTCTTCTTGATTGCAATTACTTAAGGTCCCTCGACATTACTAATAATAGTTTTGTCGGAGAAGAGCTTAATCGTACGGAATTCACAGAATTGGATATCCTAAACCAGTATCCGAATAATTTGACTGCAATCGTTCCCAGTCAATCTTCAGTCCAGGATAGAGAAAGTGGCTTGTCATGCAATGCTTTGAGCGGACAATCACCCTGCAAAGAACATATGCAAAGAAAGAAACTGGTTCAACATTTGACAACTTTTATTCCCATCATCTTGGGACTTTGCTTCTTGCTTCTTGTTTACGTGTGTTACAAAAATCACAATGCCACAGAAAATAAAATCCAACCAGAAACAATAAAACATGGAAATGTGTGCTCCATATTGAATTATGATGGAACAATTGCGTATGAAGACTTCATCACTGCTACAGAGGATTTTGACCTCAGATATTGCATGGGAACCGGTGCCTATGGTAGTGTTTACGAAGCCAAACTTCCTGACGGTAAAATATTTGCTTTAAAAAAACTCCATCGTTTTGAAGCCGAGCAACCAGCATTCGACCAGAGTTTCAAGAATGAAGTACAAGTGTTGACCAACCTAAGGCACAAAAACATTGTAAAACTCTATGGTTTTTGTTTGCATAACAAATGCAACTTCCTTGTATATGAATACATGGAAAAGGGGAGCCTATTTTGCGCAATAAGTGATAGTGAATTAGCAGTTCAGGTGGACTGGATGAAGAGGGTGAACATTATCAAAGATGTAGCACATGCTTTGGCATACATGCATCATGATTGCAACCCGCCTATTGTTCATAGAGACATATCAACCAACAACATTCTCTTGAACTCAAAACTGGAAGGATTTGTTGCTGACTTTGGAGCAGCCCGATTGCTCGACCCGGATTCCTCCAACCAAACGGTAATAGTCGGAACTTTAGGATACATTGCTCCAG AGCTTGCTTATAACATGATTGTGACcgaaaaatgtgacgtgtatagCTTTGGGGTGGTGGCACTTGAGACAATTGGAGGGAAGCATCCTGGGGACCTCCTTTCATCCTTGAACTACTCGACTAGTCGTGGTACAACATTGGAAAATATATTGGACAAGCGACTCCCTTATCCAACCGATAGTTCGATTGAAAAGGAAATTATGCGTGTTTATAATGTAGCAGTAGCATGCATTCTCACAGATCCAAAGTGTCGGCCAACAATGAGAAACGTGTCTCGGGAATTATCATGTTGA